One genomic region from Geotrypetes seraphini chromosome 13, aGeoSer1.1, whole genome shotgun sequence encodes:
- the DUSP3 gene encoding dual specificity protein phosphatase 3, translated as MSDYQISVQELNEVLANESGFYTLPSQHYNEVFPRVYVGNAFIAKNVMRLQRLGITHILNAAEGKSFMHVNTSAEFYEGTGITYHGIKANDTQQFNLSQYFERAADFIDKALAQKDGRVFVHCREGYSRSPTLVIAYLMLRQKMDVKTAVSVVRQKREIGPNDGFLRQLCQLSERLSKEGKLKS; from the exons ATGTCCGACTATCAGATCTCGGTGCAGGAGCTGAACGAGGTTCTGGCCAACGAGAGCGGCTTCTACACGCTGCCCTCGCAGCACTATAACGAGGTCTTCCCCCGCGTCTACGTGGGCAATGc GTTCATCGCCAAGAATGTGATGAGGCTACAGCGCCTAGGAATCACGCATATCTTGAATGCAGCTGAGGGGAAATCCTTCATGCATGTGAACACCAGCGCCGAGTTCTATGAAGGCACAGGCATCACTTACCATGGGATCAAAGCCAATGACACCCAGCAGTTTAACCTTAGCCAGTACTTTGAGCGAGCAGCAGACTTCATTGACAAGGCCCTGGCACAGAAGGATG GCCGTGTGTTTGTACACTGCCGTGAAGGCTACAGCCGCTCGCCAACCCTGGTGATTGCATACCTGATGCTGCGTCAGAAGATGGATGTGAAAACGGCTGTGTCAGTGGTGCGTCAGAAGCGGGAGATTGGACCCAACGATGGCTTCCTGAGGCAGCTGTGCCAGCTCAGTGAAAGGCTAAGCAAGGAGGGCAAATTGAAGTCTTAA